TCAGCTGCATCTCCAACAGCTTGAagtaaatgaagtaaaaaaggtaaaaatgtgtaaatgatctGAGGCACAATgtgaaaaatgtagttattttattaaaattagttATTCTTTtagatttgatttttattaaatgataattacactgagtatttatttaattactaattataattttatgtgTTGTAAAAGGATGGTTGAATAAATGTCAATATCTTAAACACCAAAACCTCacagttttactttaattaaaggttgtcacggcaaatttgcggttgatttcatttggagacatgatttattgctctggttgagtgatggagtccaggcgaggcattgatgattttataaaaaaggtttattataaaactaagtaaaaaagagtacaaagacaGACAAAATTAGTGACTGCCCGGCCAGGCGATCCGAAGACAGAGTGAAACACAATTCCAAaccatcacgtatattccccctcagtcccccctccctcctccccccgggagataaagatagagagagaaagggaggaggtgaggacagagggtgaaGAAAAGCAAACAGTTTCTTCTTGAGTCAAAACAGCCAGTTCTCTTGGTATCTGCTGATTGCCATGagagtggaggtgtgtgcgtttatgtgtttgaatgtgtgaatggatgtgtatggggtgtgtatgtgtgactatgtgagtgtgtgtaggcatgtgagtgcgTACACAGAGGGTGCCTGTGTGTCTCAACCTTGTGAGATTTCAGTATTGTTTTGGTAAGACATCATGTGCTTTTGAAGAGATGGCCTGACCCAGAGCTAGAAGCAATGAAAAGTTacaacccaaggcttaaggattaaaatatatgagtaaatatattattaagcataactaataattttgccaAAACAAGGTTAAGATAATAAGTAAGAGTAGcagtgacttaaaaaacactttattttgatacatttctgcaattgttttgttttcattacatttcatataaaataatcatgttcctattttaccaTCCACTAACACCTTTAAACTAATCATTAAACAACTtacatgtttgtacaatttaacaaGTTTGtggtatttaaataaaaaaatcactttttcaaacatatttcatcacaatccaaacaccaaatgtgaagcttctttaataaaatgtttcctcccactgttgagaaacatacatgttaggttggatggagtgtgtaaccaacctggagaagtgaatggttgcagagaaccattgaatctattgttggtgagacttcatcatgacactgatcattcattttgattgacagGACAGATGATCAGAGGTGATGAGTTTTTACCACCATCGTTTAAACCAGCACTAAAGTATGGATGTAGTTTGTGAGTGAAGCGGCAGTGAGTGAAGGAGTAGATCAGAGCTGCAGCatctacatcataaaaggagaccacaccctcctcatagtccacaaacacacccaccttctcaggaacacacttcagatgaagaatgACTGAAGGATCATCAAATGCTTCATACACATTTCCATCTCGGAGCCACACAATCCATAAACCATTCTTAGGAGTCGCAGTGATCCTTTCCTTCCTGTTGATAGATTCTTTAACCACTCCTAACTCCCACtcagtttttcctttaaccTGAACCTCAAAATAAAATCTGCCTGAACTGAAACTCTGTTTCCCTAAAACAATAACATATCTAGAAAATCTCTCTTTGTTGTCTGGAAGTTTCTTCTCCTCATCACTGTGATAAACTTGttttccatcatcagacaggacGAGGTTAGGATGAGCTGTAAGAGGATCAAGAGTCACATCTACTGCAAACTGCtgcatcatcttcatcttcatcttcatcatcttgtcactgagtgtgtcctccaGCTGAGCCACAGCTCTCAGCACAGTCTCCTCATATGATGATGGACGGACCATGACCTCTGTCCAGTCCTTGGTGGCTGGAGGAGCTTTCAGGGAGCAGAAGtgttggaggaggtggaggtggtcttcagagcgggagagctgctccacctcagagcttctcttcatcagctcagagatttcctcctccagctctttgatcaaaccttcagcctctttctcttctgcttcctgtttctcctccatcgtctccatcagctccttcaggcctcTCTGAACAAGCTCCATCAGAGCAGTGAACATCTCCACACCTTCAGCTTTCCCTCTGTCTGCAGCATCCTTCCTGATCCTCACTGACTCTCTGATCTCCTCcagcttctctcgtctcttctggatcatctgcTGAAGGTCAGCATCTGTCTTCTCCAGCTCCACCTTCTTTTCTTCACACTCTTCTCTCAGAGGAACTAACTGGTGACTCTTGTGCTCCAAAACAGAACACATCAAGCAGACACATGTCTGATCACTCTGACAGAACAGCTCCAGAGGTTTGCTGTGTTTTGGACACATCCTGGTTTCCAGGTTCTCCACAGGCTCCACCAGCTGATGTCTTCTCAGGCCTGATGCTGTCAGATGAGGCTCCAGGTGAGTCTCACAGTAGGAGAACACACAGTCCAGGCAGGACTTTAGGGCCTTCACTTTGGTTCCAGTGCAGACGTCACAGGGAACTtctcctggtgctgctgctttctGCTCAGATTCACGTCTGAACTGAGAAACCATCTCAGAGATAAACGTGTTGACCTTCAGCTGAGGTTTAGTGCTGAAGACCTGATTACACACGGGACACCTGCTCGTGGTACTGGTGTCCCAGTGTGTGCTGATGCATGGTTCACAGAAGTTGTGTCCACATGGTGTGCTGACTGGATCAGTGAACACCTCCAGACAGATGGAGCACAGGAAGTGATCTTCAGACGTCCCACTGCAGGCAGCAGACATGTCCACACACTGAGggacagagacaagcagcacattAACAGGACACTCTCATTGTTGTGGAGCGTTCCTTTACTAATGTTTCTGAGTCCATCTCACTGGGATCACTTCTAGTATTTAGCACTGATTCAGTCCTCCTGTAGTAATGTGGACAGtctgctgtgcctcagcagctgaatgtaaaagtgcaatagtTTGAATGTTTAAGGTTCAAATTAGTTCTACGGTTCTCTCATATTGACACTGGAACTTTTCAAAACCATGAATTAGATTCTTTGCActctttattttaatgtacaatcttgttttctttaaaataaccaaaatattgtgtaataacaGATGAAAGTTTAACATAGAACAAAACTTTAAAGTTTCCATGGACCACACACTACATTTCTCAGTGATTTTCTTTGGGAAAACAAATGcaattattacacattttgcctcaataaatgtaactttttaaatacacataattTCTGTGATAATTTGATTGAAATTCACAAGTTGCGATTATTCGTGATTAATTTGTCATATTTCCAATTGAttggtaacatttttttttatccattcacagctattttctatttaaaaacctTTCCCCATGAGCAGTAGAGACTTTTCTCAGATGATGTCACACATCACATGACTTTTTGTGGTGGGGGTAGATGATGGAAACCAATGACAAACTGTTTCAACATTTAATCTCTAATCTGGAAACTGATTAGAAATATCTGCACTTCAATCCTGTCTTTAGTCAAAATGAACATGACATTTATTTCAAAGCTCATTAggaataaatggtaaataaatggaaaacatCACGTCACCAAGTCTAAACTTTATATCTTCAATGTTCCtcaaataaagatatctatgtagttgtagatatctgagaTGACGTTTGGACTCGGCAGaagttaaaagttttttttttttttttgtttgtagtttattttaatatttacttgTCACATTTCCTGAGATAAAAATGATTGTCTAAAAAAGGAAACCAATGGTTCATTCATTCCTAACTGAAATATCTTATTTTCTCATGTATATTTATAATTtctctttaactaaaaaaacaagttttctcTGATTAATTGATGGAATTTTCAGTCAAATACTGGATTAGAAAAATATTCATCAGCTGCAGCCCTGAAACATATTGTAGACAATTATATATAAGATGTTGACGTGAAtctatgttttaaatgttaGGTGAGCTAAATGCTGAAAAGAGCTAGAAAACCATCACTGAACTTTGACATCCCATAATTAAGAACTTCAATGTTCAAAGATGTTTCCATAAAAAGCAGCAGAGCAGCATTCCATCACTTCCTTTCAGCAGCTAAatcccagtgtttcctcatTCTATTAATGATTTACAATCTGTATCTTGGAATAAAACTATAAAGTAATGATCACATGTTAAATGTGtgacattaaaatgaataaattattgtGTTTGGTGATTTGAGGCTAGTGAAATATGGGCCTGGCATCCtgagtatatttttttataaacccAGTATTTAATACGTAGCTTTACATGCAGTGAGACAATCTGATGTAAtatttaacacaggaaacacagTGAGTGAGTCCTGGTAGTTAGAGCAGTTGTGACAACGTTCAAATCCTGCACAAACTAATGTGGGACATTCCCACCTCTCCAAACAGTCAATGATCATTCTTTTATTACGTCTCATTTGTTGATATGTCTGTGTTGTTATGTCTGCTATGGACCATGTATGTGTCTGAAATAAAGTTTGATGAtgatagtgttgtgttcaagaccacactatccaagaccataaacttttttttttaaattagaaaatctatataaataaaatgataaggTTTGACAGTTATATaacattttttctttagttttagtttcttttttaatacatttgacagacaaaaagggtcctgcaaaaaatgaactaaaatattaaaactactactgataaattcacaattattctacatatttgaaaacaatatttttatgtcagctgaatgtacagcaagtgtttaaaagtatttctgccaagaaataacatagctggtcacctacacaccacagagtgtttcctctttgctgtgtttttacaaatgtattatttgtggttcgtgaaaacaaatttcacaaccaacaagttagtggacatgtttagctccgcctctctctcctgcttgtgtgtgtgtgtgtgtgtcacacacgtcacattaggcaaggcaaatttattagTACAGAGCATTTCATACAGAAggaaactcaatgtgctttacatgataaaacattcaattgtttaaaatcaataagaacatttaaaatcatcaacaaacacattacatcaacaacatgaccaaaaatctctctcaatcatatgcagtagagaaaaaaagtgcctttaactttgatttaaaaatgttcacattggatgctgacttcagctctgctgacagtgcattaaggaaggttgtggtcattatacaggatggattaaagaatgaataaaggattgttttatcctgttctccttgttattatcacattataaaaaagattaaaaataccagaaattagtgctggtctccaaCGGTCTTGACAGAAAATCCGTCAGACCTTTAAAATGTTGGTCTCAAGACCAACACTGGTCtggactactacaacactagatgatgatgatgaatgttAGCAGCTACACTCACCTCTCTTTGAGTCCAGAGCTGACAAACAAAAGTTGAAGAGTCTTCAAGCTTTTCTCCTCACAAACACAGACTGGAGTCTCTGACTGCTCTGCTCTCACACTCTGTCCTCTTCTCACACTGACTCATCAGATCATCTATTATTAAATAAGTCATGAACCATCAATGCTGTTTGACCAGTTTGGTGTTTCTAGGTTGGAACAGCAATGAGGAAACAAACACTATCAGCCTCAGGTTTACTTTATCATCTCCTTTCCTTTGGAAATATCCTTCCAGCATGAGCGTCAGTAGCACCACCAGGATTTTGATTGAGGGTGGGCTTCCAGAAAACTGGATGGTCCAGTTAAAATAAGCTTCTTTCTACATTCACCCATTAACAAGTTGTTACTAGTCATGCTGGTGTGAAGGGGGGGCTACGGGAGGACATGATGGGGAGTGGGCGGCTGAGCTGATGGTAACTAGTCACTCATAATGTTACTTAAAAAGGCTTGAGCACTAACTTCATTGATTTCATTGGATTACTCGCTGGTGTGGAAGCAGCCTGTGGGCGGGCTTAGGAGTCCAAACGTGCGGTACATGTCTGTGATTGGCCGAGAAGCTTCACTTAAAACTGCTTATTGGATGAAACTGCTAGAAAAAAAACTCATGGGGAGTTCCAGTCAAAATTTCCTACTTGGAACTCAGAACCATGACTTCCTAGAACAAGTGGAACGCAGCATACTGTGTTTGAAATCCCTCACTACTCATCTCATGTTCCATTGGGTCAGAATGGTTGACCCAGGTCCCCAATACTAATGTTGTGGGTAATGAGCATCTATGGAAATCTatttaaacacaacacacagatACTATAGTGGACATAGAAATCAGTAACTACATTTCATAGATTTTATATGTGTTACATCTCTACAGTGAGTCAGGCTGTGTTCATGACATTCTAGTGTTTGCAACATGCAATGTTAGAAAGACAGGATGTGAAAAGAGGACTTTTGGTCACCTTAGAACAGAACTGCAGCTCTGGGCTGGAAAAAGCCTGGGCCTACGCTCAGGCGGTAACCGCTGACAACAGAGTGAAGCCTGGGGAACAAGATGTCAGCTTAACGGAGCAACAGGTAACTGCCTTCCTCCCATTCATGGGGATTGAACTGATCTCAGCAACATGGAGGCATGTCACCTGCTCTACCAAAGAAATGACATCACCACACCAGTGATTATCATGAGGTTTGTTAACAGGAAGCACTAAACAGCACAGCTAACACAGAGAATGAAGGGAAGAGGATTAAACGTATTCCTGAATGATCACCtgagaaaataaatatctgactAGAATAGAAAATTCTGcagcttaaaaataaaaaacaggaaaactaAACATATGAACAACAAATAGAAACATATTCATTAAAATAATCAGAACACCAAAACTAAGAATCATAGATCAGACATaaacaacataacacacaaccATGACACAGTCTGACAGAACTTGTTTCTCTACATTTAGGGCAGAGGTGTGGACTCCACCTACTTTACTTGGACTCAACTTTAGACTCAACAAAATCACAAAGGACTTCCAACTCAACACAGCGGTTAATAGAGGGAATGACGACAAAAAGCAGAATACAATTAGAATAAATCAGAATTCATGAAGAAAACTCAGCAGATTACAAAGAAGACAAAACATCATTATTGTTTAGAATGGTTTGACATGGGAATGTGAGGAATGTCAACTGACTGGCGCCCTGtctagggtgtacccccgcccagcgccctatgagagccggagactggcaccggcagacccccgcgaccctgttaaacgggaataagcgggaatgaaaatggatggatggatggaatgtcAACTGTTctgcattcacacacacacacacacacacacacacacacacacacacacacacacacacacacacacacacacacacacacacacacacacacacacacacacacacacacacacacacacacacacacacacacacacacacacacacacacacacacacacacacacacacacacacacacacacacacaccccccccccccctactGAAGGGAGTGTTAACTATGaaactgtcaaaaaaataaagagaaaagttTCCTGGTCCTGTTGTTGTGTCTGTGGCGTTTCATCTCCTCTCTCTTCCCACTGATGTTAAGGCTCAGGAGCCGTGAGCGTCACACATGAATTAATACAAACACCACACTAAGGGGCAGGTTCACTAAATGTTTAGGgctattaaaacatgtgcaaacatcactccacgcacaaataaggggtacaaaccccagggaatcaggactgagCGTGTTCAGCACATAACAAtgtgcccacaatccatttagtgcgtttccctctaatgaatatgtaatgttcattctgttgtgttttcattcagtgttaaaccaaacagaatagtttctagtttactCTGTTCATTCTGCTATAGAACAAACATGCAGGTGCTGAGGGTGAACCCACTTATCATCCAGCCTGTTTGGAGGCTAAAAGCTTGGTTGATAGCCCCACTCACCATCCCCGCTTCTACTTCTGATCACACTGCTTATGTCTCCTCCACTGGCGGACACCGTGGGTCAGAGGCTCTGCTGCTTCATAGGCCGCTGGTTGTAGCCGGTGTAGCAATCCTAAGCTATGTAGTAGGTCCAGAGTTGCAGCATCTACCAAActataactgtatgatttacctaaatctaagattgcctggtgGTGGAATActatcaacagatcaatagaaCGCTTTGTGTCCAAAGCTGCTCCTGTTTTCCATGGACTGATAAGAACAAAGTTACAGGAATTAAAGGAGCAGAGATGTTACATTagaggaaaaaatatcattaggtttaaAAGTTGATTAAACagcatttgtatttgtttattttgttttctacattattaaatgtttgtgcagcagacggagaagtccacctgcctccagttgaacttcttcaaatgtcattttgtgcttctgtgcactcatcTCTCCACGTTGAATGAGTCAAATATCCATTTAAATAGGgtggtctcaaccacgtctacacAGCCTCTAAAGCTCTAAACTCCATTCTCTGAACAAAGCAACGCTTTTGTCTGAAGCTGAAACTTCCAATTGTTGCCGTTACTTTTCCTACATTTGGTAATAGCCACGTTTTTTAGCTCCTGCTCCAGAAACTCCACCAATCAGCTGTGCCCTGTACACAGACCAATCAAAACAAAGAGCTCCATGTCACTAGATGGCAGACGTTAGCACAAAGATGCTACGCGCCAACTCCTCAATCAGTGTCCTGTTAAGATTGTTCTTAAAGCGTAAAACATCAAAGTCAACATATCACATGAAGGTAAATATGTGTTcttaaatacactaaactatTTTATGCTAGCATTAGCTCATTATCAAAtgacaatttcaataaaaaaaaaacactttttgttgCTGAACATTTCTGGCAGGCACGCATTATCTGCAATTCAATACaattaaacaaactcaaatgtgTAACACGTTTTGATCATATACTAATAAATCATTCTTTGCACTTATattattgcttttattcatgaaaaagtgaaagaataattaGTGAGAGCTAGTTGTGGGTTTCTTGTTCTTGATCAAAGACCAAATCTTTGACGGGAGGTCAAATCTGCAGAGTGCGGACAAACAAACGTACGTCACTAAAGCCTTCACGCTGGGTGATGCGTTTCCTGTCACCATTCTGTCCACTGACTAGCTCGTCCACAACTCTCTCCTCTTCTTGGCAGCAGCTGCATCTTCTTCATTGGATAAAACACCTATGAAAGATTATAAACCTGTGATTATTATCTGTTCAAATCAGTCAGAGGATCTTAATCATAAAATCATGAAAACATTTAGTGTCGTTATAATGATGAAAATACAACTATACTATAGTTATATAGAGttaaagataataaataaatagatactgACATGTGtctgtttaaaatataaatgggTCAACCAACAGAcagttatttataataataatgtaatataaactAGAATTATACTCACCATTCAGTATTTTGCAGTCTGCCTTCTCCTACAGCCTGAGCACTGACAGTATGATTTGCTGCATTGACAGCGGGCTGATGACGTCCTTGTGTTCATAACGATATGACTGAATGACTCCCTCAAACACAATGTCTATGTGTAACTTGTGTACTCTGCAGAGAGAGACTCACCTTATGACGTCATTGACGCGCTGCTGGGATTTCAGCAAACCAAAAACCAGATGTTGGTCAGAAGTTAAAGACCTAAAAATCACTGACAAACGAGCATCATTTGGGACGTTTATTACCAGATATCAGCGTGACTTCGTCCTTGCAATCCTGAAAAAATAGTAAACGGGTCtgaaaattgatggatggaAAATAAGACGGTGTTAAAAACTGTCCGTTGTCGTCTTTTTGCCAGTTACAATCATTAGAGTTCAGTTTCAGGTTGGTTTTGTGTCTTAAGTTTGATGTTCCTATGATGCTAATACCCAGCTAGTGCTAAATGCATGAGTCCTTATCTGGGCTGTGTCTGAATATTCCctctatctcctttcctatccacttttcctcaaccccgtggatgacgtcacagggttaaggaaaggtgttaggagacttcctgaAGGATTTAGGGAAAGGCCACCACGTTGTtctgacaatcagacgcacttccactaggtgacgtaataatccgatggcggtgaaggttagtgacgtctgctgtggttaaaaactacaaatgactaaaagcacatttctaacactttccactgtTCCTCTaacgctgatataatctcaaatatcacaaggtttgaatgtaaatcaaaggaaaagaggttaccaggttacgaggaacaaaagtgaaactaaaagaacgtaacattgagaatggttgctcacactcacaaaTCAACATTAATTCAAAACAAGTAGGATTTTATGAAGTTGTTACAATAATGTAAGATTTAGGTCAACATAACGTTGTAGGAATACGAATGTACAACCACGCAAAGCATTCCTATGtgaattaaatatgttgaataaaacaccTTTCATTGACTTTCTAACATAACATCTgaatttcttttctttctccaaTAAAAGCTCAATATTGAAGCAACTGAGGGCAACTCAATTTCAAAGAGATAACTGACCAATGTCaaagaccaggggtgtcaaactctttcTACTTCAGGGGCCACATACAACCTAGTCTGATCTCAAGTTAGCAggagcagaaaa
This window of the Gouania willdenowi chromosome 18, fGouWil2.1, whole genome shotgun sequence genome carries:
- the LOC114480316 gene encoding E3 ubiquitin-protein ligase TRIM21-like isoform X1 — protein: MSAACSGTSEDHFLCSICLEVFTDPVSTPCGHNFCEPCISTHWDTSTTSRCPVCNQVFSTKPQLKVNTFISEMVSQFRRESEQKAAAPGEVPCDVCTGTKVKALKSCLDCVFSYCETHLEPHLTASGLRRHQLVEPVENLETRMCPKHSKPLELFCQSDQTCVCLMCSVLEHKSHQLVPLREECEEKKVELEKTDADLQQMIQKRREKLEEIRESVRIRKDAADRGKAEGVEMFTALMELVQRGLKELMETMEEKQEAEEKEAEGLIKELEEEISELMKRSSEVEQLSRSEDHLHLLQHFCSLKAPPATKDWTEVMVRPSSYEETVLRAVAQLEDTLSDKMMKMKMKMMQQFAVDVTLDPLTAHPNLVLSDDGKQVYHSDEEKKLPDNKERFSRYVIVLGKQSFSSGRFYFEVQVKGKTEWELGVVKESINRKERITATPKNGLWIVWLRDGNVYEAFDDPSVILHLKCVPEKVGVFVDYEEGVVSFYDVDAAALIYSFTHCRFTHKLHPYFSAGLNDGGKNSSPLIICPVNQNE
- the LOC114480316 gene encoding E3 ubiquitin-protein ligase TRIM21-like isoform X2 — its product is MSAACSGTSEDHFLCSICLEVFTDPVSTPCGHNFCEPCISTHWDTSTTSRCPVCNQVFSTKPQLKVNTFISEMVSQFRRESEQKAAAPGEVPCDVCTGTKVKALKSCLDCVFSYCETHLEPHLTASGLRRHQLVEPVENLETRMCPKHSKPLELFCQSDQTCVCLMCSVLEHKSHQLVPLREECEEKKVELEKTDADLQQMIQKRREKLEEIRESVRIRMELVQRGLKELMETMEEKQEAEEKEAEGLIKELEEEISELMKRSSEVEQLSRSEDHLHLLQHFCSLKAPPATKDWTEVMVRPSSYEETVLRAVAQLEDTLSDKMMKMKMKMMQQFAVDVTLDPLTAHPNLVLSDDGKQVYHSDEEKKLPDNKERFSRYVIVLGKQSFSSGRFYFEVQVKGKTEWELGVVKESINRKERITATPKNGLWIVWLRDGNVYEAFDDPSVILHLKCVPEKVGVFVDYEEGVVSFYDVDAAALIYSFTHCRFTHKLHPYFSAGLNDGGKNSSPLIICPVNQNE